The Xiphias gladius isolate SHS-SW01 ecotype Sanya breed wild chromosome 7, ASM1685928v1, whole genome shotgun sequence genome window below encodes:
- the si:ch211-229d2.5 gene encoding zona pellucida-like domain-containing protein 1, which produces MALFSFLILTSLCIVGREALSVSDCGLFARRPEYTDIAVVCGTSAIDLAIQICPAIYTGYNESLLILNRIRDNVHCQGTLDTSVAPPVVRFSFPIREGNACGSNFLTTSAPGTGIFSDFSNIQTVNVSGVVRSFDPTIGTITYNAELKYYYSCAYPLEYLINNTQVDVSSSTIALEDNNGSFISTLSMALYQDVNYTTPLVVPPLGVELRKNIYVQVVASNLTSQYFVLLDRCYASVSPQPSNSTFFNLFVSCSIDQLTTMLENGDSQKARFYFPAFRFIEQQNETISTYYLHCITRLCEPSTCGTFKQCNRKRRSVETTVVQESITEPSVLTVAIKAKTENPILSKEEALSGGQSDGKGASVGLGIAVAILIVIGVAAIFMAASFYRKLKRLS; this is translated from the exons ATGGCTTTATTCAGCTTCCTTATCCTGACCTCCCTGTGTATTGTGGGCCGAGAGGCCCTCAGCGTATCTGACTGCGGACTGTTCGCCAGACGACCAG AATACACTGATATCGCCGTGGTATGTGGCACATCTGCCATCGACCTGGCCATTCAGATCTGCCCGGCTATCTACACCGGATACAATGAGAGCTTACTGATCCTAAACCGCATCCGGGACAATGTGCACTGCCAGGGGACGCTGGACACCTCGGTGGCACCTCCTGTGGTGAGATTCAGCTTCCCCATCAGAGAGGGAAATGCCTGCGGGAGTAATTTTTTG ACCACGAGCGCACCAGGGACGGGGATATTCTCCGACTTCTCCAACATCCAGACCGTCAACGTCAGCGGGGTGGTGCGGTCCTTCGACCCCACCATCGGGACAATCACCTACAACGCAGAACTCAAGTATTACTACTCATGTGCTTATCCACTGGAGTATCTCATCAACAACACCCAGGTGGATGT GTCATCCTCCACCATTGCTTTGGAGGACAACAATGGGAGCTTCATCAGTACTCTCAGCATGGCCTTGTACCAG GATGTAAATTACACTACGCCCCTTGTTGTGCCACCTCTGGGTGTCGAACTGAGAAAGAACATATATGTGCAGGTGGTTGCATCCAACCTGACATCACA GTACTTTGTTCTTCTGGACCGGTGCTACGCCTCAGTGTCTCCTCAGCCCTCCAACTCCACCTTCTTTAATCTGTTTGTCTC GTGCTCCATAGATCAGCTGACCACCATGCTGGAGAACGGGGACAGCCAAAAGGCCCGCTTCTACTTCCCGGCGTTCCGCTTCATCGAACAGCAGAATGAGACCATCTCCACCTACTATCTGCACTGCATTACCCGGCTCTGCGAACCCAGCACGTGCGGCACCTTCAAG CAATgcaacaggaagaggaggagtgtggAGACCACTGTCGTCCAGGAGAGCATCACTGAGCCGTCTGTTCTCACAGTGGCTATAAAGGCCAAGACAGAGAACC CCATTCTCTCCAAAGAAGAGG CGCTGTCTGGTGGCCAGTCTGATGGCAAGGGCGCATCTGTTGGCCTGGGAATTGCTGTGGCCATCCTCATTGTGATAGGGGTGGCAGCCATTTTCATGGCGGCATCTTTTTATCGTAAACTGAAGCGGCTAAGCTAG